Proteins from a single region of Salinigranum halophilum:
- a CDS encoding hydantoinase B/oxoprolinase family protein — translation MSSDTTDTTDTDANDERETTAADVLRERDIDPVTMQVIGGELDTIAQEMAYKLIRSSYSSIIRESEDMGAGIFTTDCRELCESDSTPMHVGSLIGYLQGMYDTFEERGISREEAINEGDVFIHNHPHYGASHSPDIAVAVPVFYEGEHIAWAANTAHHLDIGSATPGLAVDLEDMYAEGSLFRATKVYSEGERVEEIWNFIRDNVRTPREVIGDLQAQVSSCNVGKDRYLALVEKYGLDEIQHTGEALMDYAEALLRKEIRKIPDGTYYAEDHLDDDGRNRGERLKIAAEVTVDGSDITVDMSKSADQTPTGYNIPFHGSTDVCIYFTIRSILMDTFVRDEYLPQNSGTFAPVHPKARPGCMFNPTPPTSAFARINQVDKMSDLIIEALSEAIPDKVCAGTCGQVYFVSYGGTNDAGEYWVYLEVNEGSYGGRPGADGLDAVDALVHNTKNRPVEDIELSHPMRVEQYALREDGHGAGHHRGGIGIVRESQFLTDAVMTMEGDGNTYKPHGLFGGTDGTHGDLKHITADGDVIDLNSKESGYKFAEGDRVLIKTASGGGYGDPHERSADQVYEDYLDGLLTEEMALEAYDVVIVDGGLDTEATADRRGD, via the coding sequence ATGAGCTCAGACACGACCGACACCACCGACACCGACGCGAACGACGAGCGAGAAACCACCGCCGCGGACGTCCTCCGTGAGCGCGACATCGACCCGGTGACCATGCAGGTCATCGGCGGCGAACTCGACACCATCGCCCAGGAGATGGCCTACAAGCTCATCCGCTCGTCGTACTCCTCGATTATCCGCGAGTCCGAGGACATGGGCGCGGGCATCTTCACGACCGACTGCCGCGAACTCTGTGAGTCGGACTCGACGCCGATGCACGTCGGCTCGCTCATCGGCTACCTCCAGGGGATGTACGACACGTTCGAAGAGCGCGGCATCTCTCGTGAGGAAGCCATCAACGAGGGCGACGTGTTCATTCACAACCACCCCCACTACGGGGCGAGCCACTCACCCGACATCGCCGTCGCCGTCCCCGTCTTCTACGAGGGCGAACACATCGCGTGGGCGGCCAACACGGCTCACCACCTCGATATCGGCTCTGCCACGCCCGGCCTCGCGGTCGACCTCGAAGACATGTACGCCGAGGGGAGCCTCTTCCGCGCGACGAAGGTGTACTCCGAGGGTGAACGGGTCGAGGAGATCTGGAACTTCATCCGCGACAACGTCCGCACTCCGAGAGAGGTCATCGGCGACCTGCAGGCGCAGGTCTCCTCGTGCAACGTCGGGAAGGACCGCTACCTCGCGCTCGTGGAGAAGTACGGTCTCGACGAGATTCAACACACCGGCGAGGCGCTGATGGACTACGCCGAGGCGCTCTTGCGAAAGGAGATCCGGAAGATCCCCGACGGCACCTACTACGCCGAGGACCACCTCGACGACGACGGTCGCAACCGGGGCGAGCGCCTGAAAATCGCCGCCGAGGTCACCGTCGACGGCTCGGACATCACGGTCGACATGTCCAAGTCCGCGGACCAGACGCCGACGGGGTACAACATCCCGTTCCACGGCTCGACGGACGTCTGCATCTACTTCACCATCCGCTCCATCCTGATGGACACCTTCGTCCGCGACGAGTATCTCCCGCAGAACTCCGGGACGTTCGCGCCCGTTCACCCGAAGGCCCGGCCCGGCTGTATGTTCAACCCGACGCCGCCGACGTCGGCGTTCGCCCGCATCAATCAGGTCGACAAGATGTCCGACCTCATCATCGAGGCGCTCTCGGAAGCCATTCCGGACAAGGTCTGTGCCGGCACCTGCGGGCAGGTGTACTTCGTCTCCTACGGCGGGACGAACGACGCGGGCGAGTACTGGGTCTACCTGGAGGTGAACGAGGGGTCGTACGGCGGGCGACCGGGTGCGGACGGCCTCGACGCGGTGGACGCGCTCGTCCACAACACGAAGAACCGCCCGGTCGAGGACATCGAACTCTCCCACCCGATGCGGGTCGAACAGTACGCGCTCCGCGAGGACGGCCACGGCGCGGGCCACCACCGCGGCGGTATCGGTATCGTCCGCGAGTCGCAGTTCCTGACCGACGCCGTGATGACGATGGAAGGTGACGGAAACACTTATAAGCCACACGGCTTGTTTGGAGGCACGGACGGGACGCACGGTGACCTGAAACACATCACCGCCGACGGCGACGTCATCGACCTCAACTCGAAGGAGTCGGGCTACAAGTTCGCCGAAGGTGACCGCGTCCTCATCAAGACCGCCAGCGGTGGCGGGTACGGCGACCCACACGAACGCTCGGCCGACCAGGTGTACGAGGACTACCTCGACGGCCTCCTGACCGAGGAGATGGCGCTCGAGGCGTACGACGTCGTCATCGTCGACGGCGGCCTCGACACCGAGGCCACGGCCGACCGCCGCGGCGACTGA
- a CDS encoding SHOCT domain-containing protein: MPDTPRDPPTDGTTDAEDAAGAESETATTRSLAAAAPGESVTAERLGVRLVPEGTPARLREVLAPDETPQYLLEGVMADRVAADGTVRRRMACSGGSVLTLVTDRAVHLVVQYRDRLDVDTLPLATVGGPTVRRAGGETRLAFDAGDERYRVYPSATPGTETDAAAAYLDGQDTVDAGDNDPVSTLERLAGLYERGLLTEEEFAAAKRDLLE, from the coding sequence ATGCCCGACACACCCCGCGACCCGCCCACTGACGGCACGACCGACGCCGAAGACGCGGCCGGTGCCGAGTCCGAAACCGCGACGACGCGGTCGCTCGCCGCCGCCGCACCGGGCGAGTCGGTGACGGCCGAGCGACTCGGCGTGCGACTCGTCCCCGAGGGAACCCCCGCACGGCTCCGAGAGGTCCTCGCGCCCGACGAGACACCGCAGTACCTCCTCGAGGGTGTCATGGCCGACCGGGTGGCGGCGGACGGCACGGTCCGCCGTCGGATGGCGTGTTCTGGTGGGAGCGTGCTCACTCTCGTCACCGACCGGGCGGTCCACCTCGTCGTCCAGTACCGCGACCGACTCGACGTCGACACCCTGCCGCTTGCGACCGTCGGCGGCCCGACGGTCCGGCGCGCGGGCGGGGAGACGCGACTGGCGTTCGACGCTGGCGACGAGCGGTATCGGGTGTATCCGAGTGCGACTCCAGGGACGGAGACGGACGCGGCGGCGGCGTACCTCGACGGGCAGGACACGGTGGATGCGGGCGACAACGACCCCGTCTCGACGCTCGAACGACTCGCGGGACTGTACGAGCGCGGCTTGCTCACCGAGGAGGAGTTCGCGGCGGCGAAGCGCGACCTGCTCGAGTGA
- a CDS encoding GNAT family N-acetyltransferase, which yields MTSETHVVELTSEAQWREIHPVMSQLRPLDVETFLDRLRVMAGEGYRLFGLYEGDQGGARAGTDDLLALAGVRLSTTLYHGRHAWVYDLVTREDRRSEGHGADLLAFVEGWARDHDCTVVELASGLWRDDAHRFYEDHVDYDRYCYTFKTDLVDEGDEAA from the coding sequence ATGACGAGCGAGACTCACGTCGTCGAACTGACGAGCGAGGCGCAGTGGCGCGAGATTCACCCCGTGATGAGCCAACTCCGGCCGCTGGACGTCGAGACGTTCCTCGACCGACTGCGCGTGATGGCCGGCGAGGGCTACCGACTGTTCGGCCTGTACGAGGGCGACCAGGGTGGGGCGAGAGCGGGGACAGACGACCTCCTCGCACTCGCGGGCGTCCGCCTTTCGACCACGCTGTATCACGGCCGCCACGCGTGGGTGTACGACCTGGTGACCCGCGAGGACCGCCGGTCGGAGGGCCACGGGGCCGACCTGTTGGCGTTCGTCGAGGGGTGGGCCCGCGACCACGACTGCACCGTCGTCGAACTCGCCTCCGGCCTCTGGCGTGACGACGCCCACCGCTTCTACGAGGACCACGTCGACTACGACCGGTACTGTTACACGTTCAAGACGGACCTCGTGGACGAGGGCGACGAGGCGGCGTGA
- a CDS encoding hydantoinase/oxoprolinase family protein — protein sequence MGSHSTRRQPRIRVGVDVGGTNTDLILVSDEGEYSHKTPSTADPSESTVTGIVELCALAGVDPSEVGQVLHGTTVATNALIEHEGAETGLLTTKGFRDVLHIGRHRKPHSFSLQQTIPWQENPVVKRRHRKEVTERIYPPGDVVTPLDEDEVLDRTAELVDAGVESIAVCYLHSYLDPTHEARTRELIATAYPDVRVSTSHEVVSQFREFERFTTTAINARLEPVMATYLTRLQERLAEAGCDAEVLIMQSNGGMASVRNVARRPVTTLVSGPAAGVLSAQFEGNALDRSNLIALDMGGTSADISVLPGRVLERDPRDSTVGGYPTIVPMLDIETIGAGGGSIAWFDGAMGFNVGPKSAGADPGPACYGRGNDQPTTTDAQVVLGRIDPDSFLGGDLDLDPERSHQAIQSKLVDATDQERFEAVERAALATLEVANTNMYRAIREQTVQRGYDPREYTIVAFGGAGPMHAASIAEELEVDTVIVPPAPGIASARGLLTGNVKYDVQQTVSQRLETVDGGYIDETFDRLEARGREQLTRDEVDESRWRFERTVDCLYEGQGYELNVPFEGTDGDWHQRVRQQFERKHEAEYGHYFEADPVELLNLRVTAVGEIESYTPREVAAGDEDASDAATTESRVVFGTSLAPESVMVTRYDRDLLKRGNVVTGPAVIDEFDSTVVVHPGWTATVVDNGGIELRFEP from the coding sequence ATGGGAAGCCACAGCACTCGGCGGCAGCCTCGCATCCGGGTCGGTGTCGACGTCGGCGGGACGAACACCGACCTCATCCTCGTGTCGGACGAGGGGGAGTACAGTCACAAGACGCCGTCGACGGCGGACCCCTCGGAGTCGACGGTGACGGGCATCGTCGAACTCTGTGCGCTCGCGGGCGTCGACCCCAGCGAGGTCGGGCAGGTCCTCCACGGCACGACGGTCGCGACGAACGCGCTCATCGAACACGAGGGCGCAGAGACGGGGCTGCTGACGACCAAGGGCTTCCGCGACGTGCTCCACATCGGCCGCCACCGGAAACCGCACAGTTTCTCGCTCCAGCAGACCATCCCGTGGCAGGAGAACCCCGTGGTCAAGCGTCGCCACCGGAAGGAGGTGACAGAGCGCATCTATCCGCCCGGAGACGTGGTCACCCCGCTCGACGAGGACGAGGTGCTCGACCGCACGGCCGAACTGGTCGACGCGGGCGTCGAGTCCATCGCCGTCTGTTACCTCCACTCGTACCTCGACCCGACACACGAAGCGCGTACCCGCGAACTCATCGCGACGGCGTACCCCGACGTGCGCGTCTCGACTTCCCACGAGGTCGTCTCGCAGTTCCGCGAGTTCGAGCGCTTCACGACGACGGCCATCAACGCCCGACTCGAGCCCGTGATGGCGACGTACCTCACCCGCCTGCAGGAGCGACTCGCTGAGGCGGGCTGCGACGCGGAGGTGCTCATCATGCAGTCGAACGGCGGGATGGCGAGCGTTCGCAACGTCGCCCGACGCCCCGTCACGACGCTCGTCTCCGGCCCCGCGGCCGGGGTGCTCTCCGCGCAGTTCGAAGGGAACGCCCTCGACCGCTCGAACCTCATCGCCCTCGACATGGGCGGGACGTCGGCGGACATCTCGGTCCTTCCGGGGCGAGTCCTCGAACGCGACCCGCGCGACAGCACCGTCGGCGGCTACCCGACCATCGTCCCGATGCTCGACATCGAGACCATCGGGGCCGGCGGCGGCTCCATCGCCTGGTTCGACGGGGCGATGGGGTTCAACGTCGGCCCGAAGAGCGCCGGGGCTGACCCCGGGCCGGCCTGCTACGGCCGTGGCAACGACCAGCCGACGACGACCGACGCCCAGGTCGTGTTGGGGCGAATCGACCCCGACTCCTTCCTCGGCGGCGACCTCGACCTCGACCCCGAACGCTCCCACCAGGCCATCCAGTCGAAGCTGGTGGACGCCACCGACCAGGAGCGGTTCGAGGCGGTCGAGCGCGCCGCGCTCGCGACGCTCGAAGTGGCGAACACGAACATGTACCGAGCCATCCGCGAACAGACCGTCCAGCGCGGCTACGACCCCCGCGAGTACACCATCGTTGCGTTCGGCGGGGCCGGCCCGATGCACGCCGCGAGCATCGCCGAGGAACTGGAAGTCGACACCGTCATCGTCCCGCCGGCTCCCGGTATCGCCTCCGCACGTGGGCTCCTCACCGGCAACGTCAAGTACGACGTCCAGCAGACGGTGAGCCAGCGACTGGAAACCGTCGACGGCGGGTACATCGACGAGACGTTCGACCGCCTCGAAGCGAGGGGCAGAGAACAGCTCACCCGCGACGAGGTCGACGAGTCGCGCTGGCGGTTCGAACGGACCGTCGACTGCCTGTACGAGGGCCAGGGGTACGAGCTGAACGTCCCCTTCGAGGGAACCGACGGCGATTGGCATCAACGCGTCAGACAGCAGTTCGAACGGAAGCACGAAGCCGAGTACGGCCACTACTTCGAGGCCGACCCGGTCGAACTGCTCAACCTCCGCGTGACGGCCGTGGGCGAGATCGAATCCTACACCCCACGCGAGGTCGCCGCCGGCGACGAGGACGCCTCCGACGCCGCGACGACCGAGTCGCGCGTCGTCTTCGGGACGTCCCTCGCTCCCGAATCGGTGATGGTCACGCGGTACGACCGCGACCTGCTGAAGCGGGGGAACGTCGTCACCGGCCCCGCCGTCATCGACGAGTTCGACAGCACCGTCGTCGTCCACCCGGGGTGGACGGCCACGGTTGTCGACAACGGCGGCATCGAACTGAGGTTCGAACCATGA
- a CDS encoding universal stress protein produces MIERVLIAVGEERMHVEEITEHAVEIASALGAAVTLLQVYSESEFDDILDGMEYESADPTHIAKRNSVVRDAASLVRAAAVDLDVVGKVGVPAEEVADYVSDHDIDHVFIGGRKRRPTGKALLGSTSQDILLALDVPCTVFQLG; encoded by the coding sequence ATGATCGAGCGCGTACTGATCGCTGTCGGAGAGGAACGGATGCACGTCGAGGAGATTACCGAACACGCGGTGGAGATCGCGAGCGCGCTGGGTGCGGCCGTGACCCTCCTCCAGGTGTACTCCGAGTCGGAGTTCGACGACATCCTCGACGGGATGGAGTACGAGTCGGCCGACCCGACCCACATCGCGAAACGAAACAGCGTCGTGCGGGACGCGGCGAGCCTCGTCCGGGCGGCGGCGGTCGACCTCGACGTGGTGGGGAAGGTCGGCGTGCCCGCCGAGGAGGTGGCGGACTACGTGAGCGACCACGACATCGACCACGTGTTCATCGGCGGGCGGAAGCGCCGACCCACCGGAAAGGCGCTGTTGGGGAGTACGAGCCAGGACATCCTGCTCGCGCTCGACGTCCCCTGTACGGTGTTCCAACTCGGCTGA